A single window of Jiangella alkaliphila DNA harbors:
- the serA gene encoding phosphoglycerate dehydrogenase yields the protein MTKPVVLIAEELSPATVDALGPDFEIRKVDGADRTALLPAIVDVDAILVRSATKVDAEAIAAAKKLKVIARAGVGLDNVDVKAATQAGVMVVNAPTSNITSAAELAIGLLLATARNIAPADKALKGGEWKRSKYSGVELYEKTVGIVGLGRIGVLVAQRLSSFGMNVIAYDPYVPAARAAQMGVRSVSLDQLLEESDFITVHLPKTPETVGLIGEAALRKVKPSVRVINAARGGIVDEHALALALKEGRVAGAGIDVFASEPTTESPLFDFESVVVTPHLGASTDEAQEKAGVSVARSVRLALAGELVPDAVNVKGGAIAEDVRPGIPLAEKLGRIFTALAGGVATQLDVEVRGEITAHDVKILELAALKGVFADVVEDPVSYVNAPVIAGDRGVEVRLVTDEESSDYRNLVTLRGVLADGRSVSVSGTLSGPKHVEKIVEVLGYDIEVVPAEHMAFLRYTDRPGVVGTVGRVLGEADVNIAGMQVSRTGKGGDALVAMTVDQAVPGQVLDDIVAAIGAEWGRTVDLDS from the coding sequence GTGACCAAGCCCGTCGTACTCATCGCCGAAGAGCTCTCGCCCGCCACCGTCGACGCGCTCGGGCCCGACTTCGAGATCCGCAAGGTCGACGGCGCCGACCGTACGGCCCTGCTGCCGGCCATCGTCGACGTCGACGCGATCCTGGTCCGCAGCGCCACCAAGGTCGACGCCGAGGCCATCGCCGCCGCCAAGAAGCTCAAGGTCATCGCCCGCGCCGGCGTCGGCCTCGACAACGTCGACGTCAAGGCCGCCACGCAGGCCGGCGTCATGGTCGTCAACGCGCCGACCTCCAACATCACGAGTGCCGCGGAGCTGGCCATCGGCCTGCTGCTGGCCACCGCCCGCAACATCGCCCCCGCCGACAAGGCGCTCAAGGGCGGCGAGTGGAAGCGCAGCAAGTACTCCGGCGTCGAGCTGTACGAGAAGACGGTCGGCATCGTGGGCCTGGGCCGCATCGGCGTGCTCGTCGCGCAGCGGCTGTCGTCGTTCGGCATGAACGTCATCGCCTACGACCCCTATGTGCCGGCCGCCCGGGCCGCGCAGATGGGCGTGCGCAGCGTGTCGCTGGACCAGCTGCTCGAGGAGAGCGACTTCATCACCGTCCACCTGCCGAAGACGCCCGAGACCGTCGGTCTCATCGGCGAGGCGGCGCTGCGCAAGGTCAAGCCGTCGGTGCGTGTCATCAACGCCGCGCGCGGCGGCATCGTCGACGAGCACGCGCTCGCGCTGGCGCTCAAGGAGGGCCGGGTCGCCGGCGCCGGCATCGACGTGTTCGCGTCCGAGCCGACCACCGAGTCGCCGCTGTTCGACTTCGAGTCGGTCGTCGTCACCCCGCACCTCGGCGCGTCGACCGACGAGGCGCAGGAGAAGGCCGGCGTGTCCGTCGCCCGGTCGGTCCGGCTCGCGCTGGCCGGCGAGCTGGTGCCCGACGCCGTCAACGTCAAGGGCGGCGCCATCGCCGAGGACGTCCGGCCCGGCATCCCGCTGGCCGAGAAGCTCGGCCGCATCTTCACCGCGCTGGCCGGTGGTGTCGCGACCCAGCTCGACGTCGAGGTCCGCGGCGAGATCACCGCGCACGACGTGAAGATCCTCGAGCTGGCTGCGCTGAAGGGGGTCTTCGCCGACGTCGTCGAGGACCCGGTCTCCTACGTCAACGCCCCCGTCATCGCCGGCGACCGCGGCGTCGAGGTCCGGCTGGTCACCGACGAGGAGTCGTCCGACTACCGCAACCTCGTGACGCTGCGCGGCGTCCTGGCCGACGGCCGGTCGGTGTCGGTGTCGGGCACGCTGTCCGGCCCCAAGCACGTCGAGAAGATCGTCGAGGTGCTCGGCTACGACATCGAGGTGGTGCCGGCCGAGCACATGGCGTTCCTGCGCTACACCGACCGGCCCGGCGTCGTCGGCACGGTCGGGCGCGTGCTCGGCGAGGCCGACGTCAACATCGCCGGCATGCAGGTCAGCCGCACCGGCAAGGGCGGCGACGCGCTGGTCGCCATGACCGTCGACCAGGCCGTCCCCGGCCAGGTGCTCGACGACATCGTCGCCGCCATCGGCGCCGAGTGGGGCCGCACCGTCGACCTCGACAGCTGA
- a CDS encoding TenA family protein — translation MSRPTDVASFSADAWTAAAPWYDAIRAHPFVTGLADGTLERKVFLRYIADDAHYLSRYARALATTAARWPEPEQAAVLARFAAGAVDAERLLHEALFAEAGSSLHDAVGEVEPTPTCLAYVNTLQADAALAPAGVALAGLLPCFRVYTEVGRELVTVLSDTDAHPYEAWLRTYGDPAFEADTRRAESFADEQAERHPGTVAGMHDAYARATRFEWMFWDAAWRGESWPEPA, via the coding sequence ATGAGCCGACCGACTGATGTCGCGAGCTTCTCCGCCGACGCCTGGACCGCCGCGGCGCCCTGGTACGACGCGATCCGCGCCCACCCGTTCGTCACCGGCCTGGCCGACGGGACGCTGGAGCGGAAGGTGTTCCTCCGCTACATCGCCGACGACGCGCACTATCTCTCCCGCTACGCCCGCGCGCTGGCGACGACGGCCGCCCGCTGGCCGGAGCCCGAGCAGGCCGCCGTCCTCGCCCGGTTCGCCGCCGGCGCCGTCGACGCGGAGCGGCTGCTGCATGAGGCGCTGTTCGCCGAGGCGGGGTCGTCGCTGCACGACGCCGTCGGTGAGGTGGAGCCGACGCCGACCTGCCTGGCCTACGTCAACACGCTGCAGGCCGACGCGGCGCTGGCCCCCGCCGGGGTCGCGCTGGCCGGGCTGCTGCCGTGCTTCCGCGTCTACACCGAGGTCGGCCGCGAGCTGGTCACGGTCCTGTCAGACACCGATGCGCACCCCTATGAGGCCTGGCTGCGCACCTACGGCGACCCCGCGTTCGAGGCCGACACCCGGAGGGCGGAGTCGTTCGCCGACGAGCAGGCCGAGCGGCACCCCGGCACCGTCGCCGGCATGCACGACGCGTACGCGCGAGCGACCCGGTTCGAGTGGATGTTCTGGGACGCGGCCTGGCGTGGGGAGTCATGGCCAGAACCTGCGTAA
- the thiD gene encoding bifunctional hydroxymethylpyrimidine kinase/phosphomethylpyrimidine kinase, with protein MTPTIITVAGSDPSGGAGIQADLKTFSALGAYGGAVLTALTAQNTRGVTGVLPVPANFVTEQLDALFADLDVAAVKTGMLGSPDVVEAVADAARRHGVRHLVVDPVMVATSGDRLVDDATVEAIRDRLLPLASVVTPNLPETAALLGLPAVAPEEAADAAAELHAKGPAALVKGGHATGPDAVDVLADDDGILELRVPRVATENTHGTGCTLSSAIAVGLGHGRPLREAVADAKTYLTAALRAADQLHVGGGHGPVHHFHAWWTPEGTRA; from the coding sequence ATGACACCCACCATCATCACCGTGGCTGGATCCGACCCGTCTGGAGGCGCCGGCATCCAGGCCGACCTCAAGACGTTCTCAGCGCTCGGCGCGTACGGCGGGGCCGTCCTCACGGCGCTGACGGCGCAGAACACCCGCGGCGTGACCGGCGTGCTGCCGGTGCCGGCGAACTTCGTCACCGAGCAGCTGGACGCGCTGTTCGCCGACCTCGACGTCGCCGCCGTGAAGACCGGCATGCTGGGCAGCCCGGACGTCGTCGAGGCGGTCGCCGACGCCGCCCGCCGGCACGGCGTCCGTCACCTGGTCGTCGACCCGGTCATGGTCGCGACGTCGGGGGACCGGCTGGTCGACGACGCGACCGTCGAGGCGATCCGCGACCGGCTGCTGCCGCTGGCCAGCGTCGTCACGCCCAACCTGCCGGAGACCGCGGCGCTGCTCGGCCTGCCCGCCGTCGCGCCCGAGGAGGCCGCCGACGCCGCCGCCGAACTGCACGCGAAGGGCCCGGCGGCACTGGTCAAGGGCGGCCACGCGACCGGGCCCGACGCCGTCGACGTGCTGGCCGACGACGACGGCATCCTGGAGCTGCGGGTGCCGCGGGTCGCGACGGAGAACACGCACGGCACCGGCTGCACCCTGTCGTCCGCGATCGCCGTCGGGCTGGGGCACGGCCGGCCGCTGCGCGAGGCAGTCGCCGACGCCAAGACGTACCTCACCGCCGCGCTGCGCGCCGCCGACCAGCTGCACGTCGGCGGCGGTCACGGGCCGGTGCACCACTTCCACGCCTGGTGGACGCCCGAAGGGACCCGCGCATGA
- a CDS encoding alpha/beta fold hydrolase: METHEEFTWRGRRVQWSRRGSGPPVVFCHGTPWSSALWAPFADALSSQYTVHLWDMPGYGRSSKDDAHDVSLAAQGELLADLLRHWGGPPPHLLTHDIGGAVALRALLLHGAPVASLALVDVVALAPWGSPFFRLVGENAEVFQALPAALHEALLRAYVSGAASSELTASELNMLVTPWLGPEGQRAFYRQIAAADQTHTDEIELLYPTVGVPTLVAWGTGDTWIPVDRGHRLASLIPGARLELFEGAGHLVQLDAPVALTASLQRWLDSVSR; the protein is encoded by the coding sequence ATGGAAACGCACGAGGAGTTCACCTGGCGCGGCCGCCGGGTCCAGTGGAGCCGGCGCGGTTCGGGTCCCCCGGTCGTCTTCTGCCACGGCACGCCCTGGTCGTCGGCGCTCTGGGCGCCGTTCGCCGATGCGCTGAGCAGCCAGTACACCGTCCACCTCTGGGACATGCCGGGCTACGGGCGCTCGTCCAAGGACGACGCGCACGACGTCTCGCTGGCGGCGCAGGGCGAGCTGCTGGCCGACCTGCTGCGGCACTGGGGCGGACCGCCGCCGCACCTGCTGACCCACGACATCGGCGGAGCGGTGGCGCTGCGGGCGCTGCTGCTGCACGGCGCGCCGGTCGCATCGCTGGCGCTGGTCGACGTCGTCGCGCTGGCGCCGTGGGGGTCGCCGTTCTTCCGGCTGGTCGGCGAGAACGCCGAGGTGTTCCAGGCACTGCCGGCCGCGCTGCACGAGGCGCTGCTGCGGGCGTACGTCTCGGGCGCGGCGAGCAGTGAGCTGACGGCGTCAGAGCTGAACATGCTGGTGACGCCGTGGCTCGGGCCGGAGGGGCAGCGGGCGTTCTACCGGCAGATCGCGGCGGCCGATCAGACGCACACCGACGAGATCGAGCTGCTGTACCCGACGGTGGGGGTGCCGACACTGGTCGCGTGGGGCACGGGCGACACCTGGATCCCGGTGGACCGCGGGCACCGGCTGGCGTCGCTGATCCCGGGCGCGCGGCTGGAGCTGTTCGAGGGCGCCGGTCACCTCGTCCAGTTGGACGCGCCCGTGGCGTTGACGGCGTCGCTGCAGCGCTGGCTCGACTCGGTGAGCCGCTAA
- a CDS encoding alpha/beta hydrolase family protein — MTRFRAAVVAAVLLLSGCSGDDEPSGAPAPSPPSPPASVTPTPSATPSPTPTPTPTPPHPVSLPALMQQPYDGGDLALGEVLETGDGYTRYAVTYGGAGLTVSGILNLPDGAGPFPVLVLAHGYIDPDVYTTGRGLRREQDYLARQGYAVLHTDYRNHAGSDDDPANEVRLRLGYTEDVVNAVLAVRNSGIPQLDGERVGLLGRSMGGGVALNTLVVQPGLVDAAVIYASVSSNTVQNFDQWTRGQPGAEDLTAEIVAAYGAPEANPAFWRDVSPVTFFDRVTEPVLIHHGTADDTCPPQWAHDTDAALRAAGKDVTLQLYEGEPHAFEAGWQLSIERTAAFFAQHLAS; from the coding sequence GTGACCAGGTTCCGGGCCGCTGTCGTCGCGGCCGTGCTGCTCCTCTCCGGCTGTTCCGGCGACGACGAGCCCAGCGGCGCGCCCGCGCCCAGCCCGCCCAGCCCACCGGCCAGCGTGACGCCGACGCCGTCAGCCACCCCGAGCCCCACACCCACCCCCACGCCCACCCCGCCGCACCCGGTCTCGCTGCCGGCGCTGATGCAGCAGCCGTACGACGGCGGCGACCTGGCGCTGGGCGAGGTGCTGGAGACCGGCGACGGCTACACGCGGTACGCCGTCACCTACGGCGGCGCCGGCCTGACCGTCAGCGGGATCCTCAACCTGCCCGACGGCGCCGGCCCGTTCCCGGTGCTGGTCCTGGCGCACGGCTACATCGACCCCGACGTCTACACGACCGGCCGCGGCCTGCGCCGCGAGCAGGACTACCTCGCCCGTCAGGGGTACGCCGTCCTGCACACCGACTACCGCAACCACGCCGGCTCCGACGACGACCCGGCCAACGAGGTGCGGCTGCGCCTGGGCTACACCGAGGACGTCGTCAACGCGGTGCTGGCCGTCCGCAACAGCGGCATCCCGCAGCTCGACGGCGAGCGCGTCGGCCTGCTCGGCCGGTCGATGGGCGGCGGCGTCGCGCTGAACACGCTGGTCGTGCAGCCGGGACTGGTCGACGCGGCGGTGATCTACGCGTCGGTCAGCTCGAACACCGTCCAGAACTTCGACCAGTGGACCCGCGGCCAGCCGGGCGCCGAGGACCTCACCGCCGAGATCGTCGCCGCCTACGGCGCCCCGGAGGCGAACCCGGCGTTCTGGCGCGACGTGTCACCGGTGACGTTCTTCGACCGCGTCACCGAGCCGGTGCTGATCCACCACGGCACGGCCGACGACACCTGCCCGCCGCAATGGGCGCACGACACCGACGCCGCGCTGCGGGCCGCCGGCAAGGACGTCACGCTGCAGCTCTACGAGGGCGAGCCGCACGCGTTCGAGGCCGGCTGGCAGCTGTCGATCGAGCGGACGGCGGCGTTCTTCGCCCAGCACCTGGCGAGTTAG
- a CDS encoding nitroreductase family deazaflavin-dependent oxidoreductase, giving the protein MAKTYRTTLVRRIGNALFAPALKAGLVPPYALLTVVGRTSGQPRSTPVRVLTHEGWKYVVAPYGEVDWARNARAAGEVTLRRGRGTTAYAVVEVEAAEAGPVLKAYARVEPITRPYFDARPSDPPAAFAAEAGRHPVFRLERI; this is encoded by the coding sequence ATGGCGAAGACCTACCGGACGACACTGGTTCGGCGCATCGGCAACGCGCTGTTCGCGCCGGCGCTGAAGGCCGGCCTGGTGCCGCCGTACGCGCTGCTCACCGTGGTGGGCCGGACGAGCGGGCAGCCGCGGAGCACGCCGGTGCGGGTGCTGACGCACGAGGGGTGGAAGTACGTGGTCGCGCCCTACGGCGAGGTCGACTGGGCCCGCAACGCCCGGGCCGCCGGCGAGGTCACGCTCCGGCGGGGGCGCGGGACCACCGCGTACGCCGTCGTCGAGGTCGAGGCGGCGGAGGCCGGGCCGGTGCTCAAGGCGTACGCGCGGGTCGAGCCGATCACCCGTCCCTACTTCGACGCCCGCCCGTCCGACCCGCCGGCCGCGTTCGCCGCGGAGGCCGGCCGGCACCCCGTCTTCCGGCTGGAGCGGATCTAG
- a CDS encoding Clp protease N-terminal domain-containing protein: MFERFTQEARDVVIGAQKEARELRHRWIGTEHLLLSLLTRPDAPGVATLTRLGVTAERGHEAVVAVAGGEDLGEEDTEALKALGIDLDEVRRQAERAFGEGALDAPLEEGRGKRFGVLRRKPSDGPGHIPFAPRAKKALELSLREALAHKDKFIGTQHLLLGLLRSHDQQTLALFDRLGIEPRAVRAEVLADLRKAA; this comes from the coding sequence ATGTTCGAGCGGTTCACCCAAGAGGCCCGCGACGTCGTGATCGGGGCCCAGAAGGAGGCCCGCGAGCTGCGGCACCGCTGGATCGGCACCGAGCACCTGCTGTTGTCGCTGCTCACCAGGCCGGACGCGCCGGGGGTGGCGACGCTGACGCGGCTCGGCGTGACGGCTGAGCGCGGTCACGAGGCGGTGGTCGCCGTGGCCGGCGGGGAGGATCTCGGCGAGGAGGACACGGAGGCGCTGAAGGCGCTCGGTATCGACCTCGACGAGGTGCGCAGACAGGCCGAGCGAGCGTTCGGCGAGGGCGCCCTGGACGCGCCGCTGGAGGAAGGCCGCGGCAAGCGGTTCGGCGTCCTCCGCCGCAAGCCGTCCGACGGGCCGGGGCACATCCCGTTCGCACCCCGGGCGAAGAAGGCGCTGGAGCTGTCGCTGCGCGAGGCGCTGGCGCACAAGGACAAGTTCATCGGCACGCAGCACCTCCTGCTCGGCCTGCTGCGCAGCCACGACCAGCAGACGCTGGCGCTGTTCGACCGGCTCGGCATCGAGCCGCGCGCGGTCCGTGCAGAGGTCCTGGCCGACCTCCGCAAGGCGGCCTAG
- a CDS encoding class I SAM-dependent DNA methyltransferase, with protein sequence MIEPDFLTSTRAAYDTVAVSYAETLRDHLAGEPFDRAMLDAFTSLVGAEAGPVVEIGCGPGRITGYLHQAGLDISGIDLSPAMIEVARAAHPDIRFTVGSMTALDLPDGGLAGLVAWYSIIHTPPELLPGVFAEFRRVLRPGGLLLLAFQVGDERVRVEQAYGHSISADAYRLPPDGIASMLVDAGFAVEARLVREPRASQPPEKTPQAYLIAKTLLA encoded by the coding sequence GTGATCGAACCCGACTTCCTCACCTCCACTCGCGCCGCCTACGACACGGTCGCGGTGTCCTACGCCGAGACGCTGCGCGACCACCTCGCCGGCGAGCCGTTCGACCGCGCCATGCTCGACGCCTTCACGTCGCTGGTCGGCGCCGAGGCCGGGCCGGTCGTCGAGATCGGGTGTGGGCCGGGGCGCATCACGGGGTACCTGCACCAGGCCGGCCTCGACATCTCCGGCATCGACCTCTCCCCCGCGATGATCGAGGTCGCCCGCGCCGCCCACCCCGACATCCGGTTCACCGTCGGCTCGATGACGGCCCTCGACCTCCCCGACGGCGGCCTGGCCGGACTGGTCGCCTGGTACTCGATCATCCACACCCCACCCGAGCTGCTCCCCGGCGTCTTCGCCGAGTTCCGCCGCGTCCTCCGCCCGGGCGGCCTGCTCCTGCTGGCGTTCCAGGTGGGTGACGAGCGCGTGCGGGTCGAGCAGGCCTACGGCCACTCCATCTCGGCCGATGCTTACAGGCTGCCGCCCGACGGCATCGCCTCGATGCTGGTCGACGCTGGTTTCGCCGTTGAAGCGCGGCTGGTGCGCGAGCCCCGGGCGTCGCAACCGCCCGAGAAGACGCCGCAGGCGTATCTGATCGCGAAGACGCTGTTGGCCTGA
- a CDS encoding outer membrane protein assembly factor BamB family protein: protein MGRLVRFAAFVAGVVAVLLGVSAVPASAHLTPEHADLVVTTSGDSTTGRLVVHRDVVAPDLAGAWVSERLGAACPATGRGVAGDEGGIPDGVVVELAWDCRLDSVDLTTLIDAAGLAQLTVEFDGAFDLASAQRPIVDASGAHEPSWFAGLAPVAVPVLAALAAAGAVIAVVVLVRRRGGRTRIAVGLGLVAALAVPGVAAAAPGDSLSLVTANPVVGQPLQFRYATATPSATNWVGIYAPGEVPGQIASRTWAYTPAAEGTVTLGSGALEAGTWTAHFLANDGYAPLTDPITFTLAGTGPGETIVVEGSVFVDADGDGVRDSGEAGLPGVSVTDGAVWTTSGADGGYELEIDGGRRETDLVSVVSPDGYTPALREDYVPRYFAPVPAGSGPRTGVDFPLVPDANAANPTETWLMVSDTEVGNRDDAEARRALPTWTGQVEAMSEVEGATMAITTGDLTVTDYAAEPRRQGGYDILRAGLTAGELGLPFYPVIGNHDVGGTATSTGYGGSLEYWRRNLGPEWYSFDRNGRHIVVLEDNYDARGLAPQLDWLREDLRRHADGKQVLVFAHRSLFTRWGPGAGMQPIVDELARYDVRMFAAGHNQQAEFRRGAFDRSVEVNNMGTYGIDGARPDYKVLDFSAITDDPATPRDEDTGYVTGIHRQFDVDDDVALVSPAEGSVHAARTAIPVEIYAEDDGRTPATAALTIRSAAGAVVWSDASLSFGGAVGRSGIENCYRAPGARKAEPCPERRVSWTRARASTGVLPPGDYTASLDVVDTAGTAWPTVTTSFQVASGRFPRPAIGQDWARQGGSEQGASASSDDPGAELDLRWTANTGEQLHLNGAAIVDGSVYVASQAFDSPYSMVLSYDLATGRERWRTYLDGDAESFPTVHDGKVYLTTGNARVYALSAADGAVEWEAIDAEEPQPNGTVRRYGRAGGPVSVFDLPSEDRAVAVYQEYSGVRCRDASTGERLPGGFGAPVGWGEFHSAAVREPGSSTAWLHSGSSQSLIAMDLTTCRQLSTVDTGGDLFSQSSPAFTSPAGGAAPQLVTSTWTGVRGHDPAAGGAVRWHAALGTGAACEPGPPPVTSPAVWGSTAYVASQDGVVRAYDTTSASAATPLWETPLGYLPGESPMDDAWRVAAGCAAAGAGSPAMHALVTETVVYAGTWDGRLVVLDRASGEVVAEHDLGGGVASALSVSGEWVLALSDDGTVHAFAAQPA from the coding sequence GTGGGCCGACTTGTGCGTTTCGCCGCGTTCGTCGCGGGTGTCGTGGCGGTACTCCTGGGCGTGTCGGCGGTGCCGGCTTCGGCCCATCTGACGCCGGAGCACGCCGACCTGGTGGTGACGACGTCCGGCGACTCCACGACCGGCCGGCTGGTCGTCCACCGTGACGTCGTCGCGCCGGACCTGGCCGGCGCGTGGGTGTCGGAGCGGCTCGGCGCCGCCTGCCCGGCCACCGGCCGCGGCGTGGCCGGTGACGAGGGCGGCATCCCCGACGGCGTGGTCGTCGAGCTCGCCTGGGACTGCCGGCTCGACTCCGTCGACCTGACGACCTTGATCGACGCCGCGGGGCTGGCCCAGCTGACCGTCGAGTTCGACGGCGCGTTCGACCTGGCGTCGGCGCAGCGGCCGATCGTCGACGCGTCCGGCGCGCACGAGCCGTCCTGGTTCGCCGGGCTGGCGCCGGTGGCCGTCCCGGTCCTCGCCGCGCTGGCCGCCGCTGGTGCCGTCATCGCCGTCGTCGTGCTGGTGCGCCGCCGAGGCGGTCGGACGCGCATCGCCGTCGGCCTCGGGCTGGTGGCGGCGCTGGCCGTGCCGGGGGTCGCGGCGGCCGCGCCGGGCGACAGCCTGTCGCTGGTGACGGCGAACCCGGTCGTCGGGCAGCCGCTGCAGTTCCGCTATGCGACCGCGACGCCGTCGGCGACCAACTGGGTCGGCATCTACGCACCCGGCGAGGTGCCCGGCCAGATCGCGTCGCGGACCTGGGCGTACACGCCGGCCGCCGAGGGCACCGTCACACTGGGCAGCGGCGCGCTCGAGGCCGGCACGTGGACCGCGCACTTCCTGGCCAACGACGGGTATGCGCCGCTCACCGACCCGATCACGTTCACGCTGGCCGGGACCGGTCCGGGCGAGACGATCGTCGTCGAGGGCAGCGTCTTCGTCGATGCCGACGGCGACGGCGTGCGCGACTCGGGGGAGGCGGGGCTGCCCGGCGTCTCCGTCACCGACGGCGCGGTGTGGACGACCAGCGGCGCGGACGGCGGGTACGAGCTGGAGATCGACGGCGGGCGGCGCGAGACCGACCTGGTCAGCGTCGTCTCGCCGGACGGGTACACGCCGGCGCTGCGCGAGGACTACGTGCCGCGCTACTTCGCGCCGGTGCCGGCGGGTTCGGGCCCGCGGACCGGCGTCGACTTCCCGCTGGTGCCGGACGCGAACGCGGCCAACCCGACGGAGACCTGGCTGATGGTCTCCGACACCGAGGTCGGCAACCGCGACGACGCCGAGGCGCGCCGTGCGCTGCCCACGTGGACCGGCCAGGTCGAGGCGATGTCCGAGGTCGAGGGCGCCACGATGGCGATCACGACCGGCGACCTCACCGTCACCGACTACGCCGCCGAGCCGCGCCGTCAGGGCGGGTACGACATCCTGCGGGCCGGCCTGACGGCGGGGGAGCTCGGGCTGCCGTTCTACCCGGTGATCGGCAACCACGACGTCGGCGGCACCGCGACGTCCACCGGCTACGGCGGCAGCCTGGAGTACTGGCGGCGCAACCTGGGGCCGGAGTGGTACTCGTTCGACCGCAACGGCCGGCACATCGTCGTCCTCGAGGACAACTACGACGCCCGCGGCCTCGCCCCGCAGCTGGACTGGCTGCGCGAGGACCTCCGCCGGCACGCCGACGGCAAGCAGGTGCTGGTGTTCGCGCACCGGTCGCTGTTCACCCGCTGGGGACCCGGCGCCGGCATGCAGCCCATCGTCGACGAGCTGGCTCGATACGACGTCCGCATGTTCGCCGCCGGGCACAACCAGCAGGCCGAGTTCCGCCGCGGCGCGTTCGACCGCTCCGTCGAGGTGAACAACATGGGCACCTACGGCATCGACGGCGCCCGGCCCGACTACAAGGTGCTCGACTTCTCCGCGATCACCGACGACCCGGCCACGCCGCGCGACGAGGACACCGGCTACGTCACCGGCATCCACCGCCAGTTCGACGTGGACGACGACGTCGCGCTGGTCAGCCCCGCCGAGGGCAGCGTGCACGCGGCGCGGACGGCGATCCCGGTCGAGATCTACGCCGAGGACGACGGCCGCACGCCGGCGACCGCGGCCCTGACCATCCGCTCCGCCGCCGGTGCCGTCGTCTGGTCGGACGCGTCGCTGTCGTTCGGCGGCGCCGTGGGCCGGAGTGGCATCGAGAACTGCTACCGGGCGCCGGGCGCGCGGAAGGCCGAGCCGTGCCCGGAGCGGCGGGTGTCGTGGACCCGCGCCCGCGCCTCGACCGGCGTGCTGCCGCCGGGCGACTACACCGCCTCGCTGGACGTCGTCGACACCGCGGGTACGGCGTGGCCGACGGTGACGACGTCGTTCCAGGTCGCGTCCGGCCGGTTCCCGCGGCCCGCCATCGGCCAGGACTGGGCCCGTCAGGGCGGCTCCGAGCAGGGCGCGTCGGCGTCGTCCGATGATCCGGGCGCCGAGCTGGACCTGCGCTGGACGGCGAACACCGGCGAGCAGCTGCACCTCAACGGCGCCGCGATCGTCGACGGCAGCGTGTACGTGGCGTCGCAGGCGTTCGACTCGCCGTACAGCATGGTGCTGTCGTACGACCTCGCGACCGGGCGGGAGCGCTGGCGCACGTACCTCGACGGCGACGCCGAGTCGTTCCCGACGGTGCACGACGGCAAGGTGTACCTGACCACCGGGAACGCGCGCGTGTACGCGCTGTCCGCGGCCGACGGTGCGGTCGAGTGGGAGGCGATCGACGCCGAGGAGCCGCAGCCGAACGGGACGGTGCGCCGGTACGGCCGTGCCGGCGGGCCGGTGTCCGTCTTCGACCTGCCGTCCGAGGACCGCGCGGTCGCCGTCTACCAGGAGTACAGCGGCGTCCGCTGCCGCGATGCCTCGACGGGGGAGCGGCTTCCGGGCGGATTCGGCGCGCCGGTCGGCTGGGGCGAGTTCCATAGCGCGGCCGTCCGCGAGCCGGGATCCTCCACCGCCTGGCTGCACTCGGGATCCAGCCAGTCGCTGATCGCGATGGACCTCACCACCTGCCGCCAGCTCTCCACCGTCGACACCGGCGGCGACCTGTTCAGCCAGTCGTCGCCCGCCTTCACCTCGCCTGCCGGCGGGGCCGCGCCGCAGCTGGTCACGTCGACCTGGACCGGGGTGCGCGGTCACGATCCGGCTGCCGGCGGTGCGGTGCGCTGGCACGCCGCGCTCGGCACCGGCGCCGCCTGCGAGCCCGGCCCGCCGCCGGTCACCAGCCCCGCCGTCTGGGGTTCGACGGCCTATGTGGCCAGCCAGGACGGCGTCGTCCGCGCCTACGACACGACGTCGGCGTCCGCGGCGACCCCGCTGTGGGAGACGCCGCTCGGCTACCTGCCCGGCGAGAGCCCCATGGACGACGCATGGCGGGTCGCCGCCGGTTGTGCCGCCGCCGGTGCCGGTTCGCCCGCGATGCACGCGCTGGTCACCGAGACGGTCGTGTACGCCGGGACGTGGGACGGGCGCCTGGTGGTCCTCGACCGGGCTTCGGGCGAAGTGGTCGCCGAGCACGACCTCGGGGGTGGCGTCGCGTCGGCGCTGTCCGTGAGCGGCGAGTGGGTGCTGGCGCTCAGCGACGACGGGACGGTGCACGCGTTCGCCGCCCAGCCTGCCTAG